The following are encoded in a window of Scleropages formosus chromosome 7, fSclFor1.1, whole genome shotgun sequence genomic DNA:
- the guk1a gene encoding guanylate kinase isoform X3, with product MAGPRPVVLTGPSGAGKSTFLKRLLQEYEGVFGFSVSHTTRKPRPGEENGKDYHYVSREAMQAGIANGEFIENAEFSGNMYGTSKAAVQDVQAKNLICLLDIDMQGVLNIKKTDLNPIYISIQPPSMEILEKRLRDRKTESEESLQKRLDVARKDMELSKKPGMFDVIIINDDLEEAYGKLKGALAEEIAKIHKAKK from the exons ATGGCAGGACCCAGACCTGTGGTGCTGACTGGACCATCCGGAGCTGGGAAAAGCACGTTTCTGAAAAGGCTTCTACAAGAGTATGAGGGCGTCTTCGGCTTCAGCGTTTCCC ATACAACAAGGAAGCCACGTCCTGGAGAGGAAAATGGCAAAG ACTATCATTATGTTTCCCGGGAAGCCATGCAGGCGGGCATTGCCAATGGAGAGTTTATCGAGAATGCAGAGTTCTCCGGAAACATGTACGGCACAAG TAAGGCTGCTGTACAGGACGTCCAGGCCAAAAATCTCATCTGTCTTTTGGACATTGACATGCAGGGTGTGTTGAACATCAAAAAAACGGACCTCAACCCCATTTACATCTCCATCCAGCCACCGTCCATGGAAATCTTG gAAAAACGCTTGAGGGACAGGAAGACTGAGTCTGAGGAGAGTTTGCAGAAACGTTTGGACGTGGCTCGAAAAGACATGGAGCTCA gcaaaaaacCTGGCATGTTTGATGTAATCATTATCAATGATGACTTGGAAGAGGCTTATGGAAAGCTGAAAGGTGCTCTTGCTGAG GAAATTGCAAAAATCCACAAAGCCAAAAAGTAG
- the guk1a gene encoding guanylate kinase isoform X2: MRGGGGVQSVMAGPRPVVLTGPSGAGKSTFLKRLLQEYEGVFGFSVSHTTRKPRPGEENGKDYHYVSREAMQAGIANGEFIENAEFSGNMYGTSKAAVQDVQAKNLICLLDIDMQGVLNIKKTDLNPIYISIQPPSMEILEKRLRDRKTESEESLQKRLDVARKDMELSKKPGMFDVIIINDDLEEAYGKLKGALAEEIAKIHKAKK; encoded by the exons TGATGGCAGGACCCAGACCTGTGGTGCTGACTGGACCATCCGGAGCTGGGAAAAGCACGTTTCTGAAAAGGCTTCTACAAGAGTATGAGGGCGTCTTCGGCTTCAGCGTTTCCC ATACAACAAGGAAGCCACGTCCTGGAGAGGAAAATGGCAAAG ACTATCATTATGTTTCCCGGGAAGCCATGCAGGCGGGCATTGCCAATGGAGAGTTTATCGAGAATGCAGAGTTCTCCGGAAACATGTACGGCACAAG TAAGGCTGCTGTACAGGACGTCCAGGCCAAAAATCTCATCTGTCTTTTGGACATTGACATGCAGGGTGTGTTGAACATCAAAAAAACGGACCTCAACCCCATTTACATCTCCATCCAGCCACCGTCCATGGAAATCTTG gAAAAACGCTTGAGGGACAGGAAGACTGAGTCTGAGGAGAGTTTGCAGAAACGTTTGGACGTGGCTCGAAAAGACATGGAGCTCA gcaaaaaacCTGGCATGTTTGATGTAATCATTATCAATGATGACTTGGAAGAGGCTTATGGAAAGCTGAAAGGTGCTCTTGCTGAG GAAATTGCAAAAATCCACAAAGCCAAAAAGTAG
- the guk1a gene encoding guanylate kinase isoform X1, which produces MYTRTFYRLFSVMAGPRPVVLTGPSGAGKSTFLKRLLQEYEGVFGFSVSHTTRKPRPGEENGKDYHYVSREAMQAGIANGEFIENAEFSGNMYGTSKAAVQDVQAKNLICLLDIDMQGVLNIKKTDLNPIYISIQPPSMEILEKRLRDRKTESEESLQKRLDVARKDMELSKKPGMFDVIIINDDLEEAYGKLKGALAEEIAKIHKAKK; this is translated from the exons TGATGGCAGGACCCAGACCTGTGGTGCTGACTGGACCATCCGGAGCTGGGAAAAGCACGTTTCTGAAAAGGCTTCTACAAGAGTATGAGGGCGTCTTCGGCTTCAGCGTTTCCC ATACAACAAGGAAGCCACGTCCTGGAGAGGAAAATGGCAAAG ACTATCATTATGTTTCCCGGGAAGCCATGCAGGCGGGCATTGCCAATGGAGAGTTTATCGAGAATGCAGAGTTCTCCGGAAACATGTACGGCACAAG TAAGGCTGCTGTACAGGACGTCCAGGCCAAAAATCTCATCTGTCTTTTGGACATTGACATGCAGGGTGTGTTGAACATCAAAAAAACGGACCTCAACCCCATTTACATCTCCATCCAGCCACCGTCCATGGAAATCTTG gAAAAACGCTTGAGGGACAGGAAGACTGAGTCTGAGGAGAGTTTGCAGAAACGTTTGGACGTGGCTCGAAAAGACATGGAGCTCA gcaaaaaacCTGGCATGTTTGATGTAATCATTATCAATGATGACTTGGAAGAGGCTTATGGAAAGCTGAAAGGTGCTCTTGCTGAG GAAATTGCAAAAATCCACAAAGCCAAAAAGTAG